Proteins from a genomic interval of Clostridium scatologenes:
- a CDS encoding MFS transporter, whose protein sequence is MREVIMEKEERKATGKRWFILLLVCIITFVNYLDRANLSVASTAISKEFALNPAVMGLIFSAMSWAYTCMQIPCGWFLDTFGPRLVYGIALLGWSLVTGVMAFASGVSSLIACRIGLGFFEAPAFPANNRIVTTWFPSHERGLAIGAYTGSEYVGLALCTPILTWLLVTFGWRSIFITTGVLGVLCFIGWIAFYHDPASAKGVNKAELDLIKNGGGLSDTIKEKRKISLRELKYLFSNRQLWGMYIGGFSIASILFFFMTWFPSYLVNEKHMAILKFGIYGAIPYFAAIAGVFVAGRWSDWMLSRGLSMSISRKMPVIIGLLLSAMIIGGNYTNNITLVIIFMCIGFFGQGMASTVSWALLSEIMPKNLVGLCGATYNFITNMGGALSPLIVGYLIARTGSYSSALVFISIMGIIGAISYIFIIGKPERIVISD, encoded by the coding sequence ATGAGAGAAGTAATTATGGAGAAAGAAGAAAGAAAAGCAACTGGCAAGAGATGGTTTATATTGTTATTAGTGTGCATAATAACATTTGTAAATTATCTTGATAGGGCGAATTTATCGGTAGCGTCAACAGCAATATCAAAGGAATTTGCACTAAATCCTGCTGTAATGGGATTGATATTCTCAGCTATGAGTTGGGCATATACTTGTATGCAAATTCCATGTGGGTGGTTTCTTGACACATTTGGACCTAGATTAGTATATGGAATTGCTCTTTTAGGTTGGTCCTTAGTTACAGGAGTTATGGCATTTGCTTCTGGCGTAAGTAGTTTGATAGCTTGTCGTATTGGTCTTGGCTTTTTTGAAGCACCAGCTTTTCCGGCAAATAACCGTATTGTTACTACTTGGTTTCCATCTCATGAACGTGGTTTGGCAATTGGGGCTTATACTGGCTCGGAATATGTAGGACTTGCACTTTGCACTCCAATTCTTACTTGGCTTTTAGTAACATTTGGATGGAGATCAATTTTTATTACTACTGGTGTACTTGGAGTTCTATGTTTTATAGGTTGGATTGCTTTTTATCATGATCCTGCTTCTGCAAAAGGTGTTAATAAGGCAGAGCTTGATCTCATTAAAAATGGGGGAGGACTTTCCGACACTATAAAAGAGAAGAGAAAGATTAGCCTAAGAGAATTAAAGTATCTTTTTAGTAATAGACAATTGTGGGGCATGTATATAGGTGGATTTTCAATTGCCTCAATACTATTCTTTTTTATGACATGGTTTCCATCTTATCTTGTAAATGAAAAACATATGGCTATATTGAAATTTGGTATATATGGCGCAATACCATATTTTGCAGCTATTGCTGGTGTATTTGTAGCTGGAAGATGGTCTGATTGGATGCTTTCAAGAGGACTTAGTATGAGTATATCTCGTAAAATGCCTGTTATTATTGGTTTATTACTATCTGCTATGATTATAGGTGGTAATTATACAAATAATATCACGTTAGTTATAATTTTTATGTGTATTGGTTTCTTTGGACAAGGTATGGCATCAACTGTTTCCTGGGCATTGCTTTCTGAAATAATGCCAAAGAATTTAGTTGGTTTATGCGGAGCTACTTATAATTTTATAACTAATATGGGAGGAGCGTTATCACCTCTTATAGTTGGATATCTGATTGCTAGAACTGGTTCATATTCTTCAGCATTAGTCTTTATATCAATTATGGGTATTATAGGTGCCATATCTTATATATTTATAATTGGAAAACCTGAACGTATTGTAATTTCTGATTAA